From the Panulirus ornatus isolate Po-2019 chromosome 58, ASM3632096v1, whole genome shotgun sequence genome, one window contains:
- the LOC139766861 gene encoding uncharacterized protein, whose product MRLVRRRGLAWREAAVKAAASKNRQPKGTDRWAELVQQLKTTKTCDHPSCRGGHQPHEDHNIPTIRRESRASAVQRAARQEEEFQGFTTRLLVLLALLLAGLTALVLYTLFSSPTLLSQQHSTPQDT is encoded by the exons ATGCGGCTGGTGCGGCGGCGAGGCCTGGCCTGGCGGGAGGCCGCGGTGAAGGCCGCAGCCTCTAAGAATCGGCAACCCAAGGGCACGGACCGCTGGGCGGAACTGGTTCAGCAGCTGAAGACCACCAAGACCTGTGACCACCCGTCCTGCAGGGGGGGCCATCAGCCCCACGAGGACCACAACATACCCACCATACGCAGG GAGTCACGGGCGTCAGCCGTACAGCGAGcagccaggcaggaggaggagttccAGGGGTTCACTACGCGCCTGCTGGTCCTGCTGGCGCTACTGCTGGCTGGTTTGACTGCTCTCGTGCTGTATACACTCTTCTCCTCCCCGACCCTCCTCTCCCAGCAGCACTCCACACCCCAGGACACTTag